The Lutra lutra chromosome 16, mLutLut1.2, whole genome shotgun sequence genome segment GTGTTGTGGAAATAGCATGTTCAGAGAGCTGAGCACAGGACAGCGTGGCAGGGCCCCACAGGTGTGAGCTGCCTGTCATCTCCCCGAAGGCCAGCCCGGGAAAGCCAGGATCCCAGCGTGGCTTCCTACTGCTGTCCTGCCCTCATTTGGGTTCAGCCCCACCCATTCACTGATCCTCAAACcttccacctcagggcctttgcacatgctgtcctTGGCACCTGGACTGGTCATCCCCCACATCTCCTTTTAGATCGGCTCATTTGCCACCTCCAGGTCTTTGCTCAAAAGAGGCCTCCCTGTAGACTCCATTTAAGATGGGATTTGCCTTCTCTGCTCTATTCCAGCTTAACACCTTCAAGGTTCTGTTATTAGGAGGGTATTGTTTATCCGGCTTCCTCCATTAAGAAAGGGGAGGCCATTTTCTTCACGGACTGCAGGCACAGCACTCTGAACCCTGCCTGCCAACCAGTAGGCCCTCCTTGGGTTCGGGGGTCCTTAAATGGCCACGCCAGTCAGGCAGCAACTCCTTCCGGGACTGGTGACCAGCTCAGGCCCAAAATAGCTTCCTGATCTCTGCTCTCCTGTGCTGGGTGAGCTGAATTCGTGCCCTCGTACAGATGCAGGAGCCAAGTCCCAAGCAACACAGCTGGGCAGGTAGCAGCAGCGGAGGCCAACGCAGAGCCACAGTGGGGACGTCAGGAGGAGATACTGGGGATCcagaggtgtggggaggaggcGGGACTGGGGCCAAGAAGGGGAAAGGGcgttccaggcagaaggaagcgTGGAGGCAAAGGcctggaggcaggggagaggaggcttGTTGAGGTGGGGCAGAAAGAGAACCAGGCTGAGGGTCAGGAGGCCTGGGTACCGCTTCACCTGGACTCATGGTCGCCCTTGGATCTCTGGAGCTCAGTTTCCCATCTGGAAATGGGAAGATGAATTGTAGCCTGCTCCTGGAGCTTTGGGAAGAGACAGAAAGCCTCCCACATGGGATGGGAGCCTGTTGCCATGTCTGATTTGCTGTAAGACCCTGGTCTGGTCATTGATCTCTCTTGGCCTGTCAGCCTTCCACGCTCTCTGTAGGCTGGGAGCCCAGGCAGCACTGAGGAGCAAACTCTAGGAAGCTTTAAAGTCAAAACACGTGAAAGactatttgcttttaaaaattaaagacactTGGCAttgccatgttttcttttagagcCAGTGAATTGTGTTTTCTAACCTCAGGGCCTTTCCACTAACCCTGTCctcagcctgcccctccctcaggcACCCCCCAACTCTGAGGTTTTCTTGGAGGGGTCTCCCTGGACTGCCTCTGGCTAAATGGCCCTGTGTCGCCCCCAACCcactttactttttccttcataCATTTACAGTGGCCTGCAGCGGTAAGCCAGGGAGTTGTCCTGAGCTCTTTCTCACTTGCCCCGTCCAGGTCCCCGGCAGATTCTGCCGGCTACACCGTCACAGCACCATCTGAGTCTGATGCCTGCCTGAACCCCAGTGCCTCTGCCTGCAACTGGGTTCCCATCATCACTCACCTGGGCTAGTGTATCAGCCGTCTCATTGGTCTTCCTGTGCCTGCCCTGGGTCTGCCCTCAGGGCAGCCAGAGGGATTCCCATGAAATCCTGAGTCACCTTCTGTTCCTCCTCTGCCCAGGGCCCTCTTTGCTCCCTGCTCACAATGACTTATCATCTCTACAGCACCTGCTCCTGtcacctccctgccctcctcaccccCGCCTTCCCCTTTACCCACactgccccagcctcctccctgtccctcagaCACATCTGAcccactcctgcctcagggcctttgcactggctgttcccccTGACAAAACAGGGTTCCCCCAGACATCCCATGGCtgactccctctgctccttcctgtttCTAGCCAgcactccctccacccctgccccacgcCCTGCCACGCTGCACATTAACTTGCTTTTCTTGTTTGTCCTCTATCTCCCCTTCTAGTCAGTTCCATGAGGGCAAGGCTCTTTGTCTGGCTTGTTTGCCTCTGAGTCCCAGTATCAGAAACAGTGCCTGAGGCTCCGTAAACATCTGTTGAAAGGAATGGTTAGATACAGGGGTGaagggacagatggacagataggACAGCGGGTGGGGGGATGATGTGTGCTGATGGTAATTACAACAGCAAAGGCCAACATGCTCTAGGCACTAATCTTGACATTGTGCAGAGATGACCTCCGTTCCAAACACGATGGGGGATGCGTTATTATATCCCccactttatggatgaggaaactgaggcacagagaggtcattCTAGGTCCAACACTGGCAGCCTGGCCCCAAACACCCGTCCCTCTATTTGTCTGCCTTACGCCCCGAGCATGTGCTGAGCCTCACCTGTTTGCCACGGTCCCTCCACAGGATGTCATGACCGGGCCGTCCTGCTCTACGAGTATGTGGGCAAGCGGATCGTGGACCTGCAGCACACCGAGGTCCCCGACGCCTACCGTGGGCGTGGCATCGCCAAGCACCTGGCTAAGgtaggctggggggagggggctgcccccACATGCGGCGAAACCATGGCCCTGGGGGCTGACCCGGGTCTGTGTCATGGCTGGAGTGCTGACAACAGTGCCAGCTCGGCCACATGTTACAGCTGCGAATGGGCAGCTGCTGGTGGCACactctgccctccccgcccctgctccTCCGAAGCAGGGAGCAGCCAGTGTGGGCCCAGGCCTTGAGTTCCGTAGGGCTAAGCCTCCAGGGCTGCAGACACCTGCTGGATGTCAGGAGCTCACTGGCCAGGGCTTGGCACATGAGTAATAGGTGCTCATTAAACCCCGATAAAACGACCTCATAAAGGAATGTCCAAGTACAGTGGCTTGCGCCCTGTTTCTCGCCCCTGAGCCCTCCATCCCCAAAACCCAGGCTGGCCGGAAAGCGGGTGTGGGCTTAATGCAGGGAAGGTGACAGAGAATGGCCTTCCGTGCGTGGCACTGGGGGCTGCTCCAGGCCcctgttcttccctctgcctgctctaccCACGTCCACCCCCAACTCGGGCCTcgtccctcctctcccctctgccctcgtGTAGCTGTGCCCCCAGGCTCCCAGGGTATGGCAGACATAGCTGTCCTCTTCCTTGAAACAGGACCCAGCCTCTGTGCTGCTCTCTGGGGATTGTAACTCAGGAAACTCTGAGAGTTACtgacctggggagaggggaggcgggCCATGAAGCTGGGTGCACCCCTCCCTGATTCTGGGGAGCCTTGGCCAGCTGTGGGATCTACCAGACACCCCTGTCCATGTCTCCCCTGAGTCCTGCCTGCCGAGGGCATGAAATGCATTCACCATGTGGCCTCTGCTGCCTCCTGGGGCCTTCCGTTTCTTcttctatgaaatgggagaataGCCTGGAATCTTGTCTTTCGAGGGTCTCAGGTTGTGAGCCCTGAGATGGGGTGTGGACGGTGAGACGCAACAAGGCCTGCTCGGGCGTGTGGAGCTGGAGGTTCAAACTGGCCGGCATGTAAGCACAGGGTCcctggtaggtgctcagtaaatgctgctCCCCTCTCATCAGACCAGCCAACCCCACCCAGGCCGTCCTCCACTTTGTTTCAGCAAGCACTTATTAAACGCCAACTATGTGCAGGACGTCCTGCAAGGCACTGGGGCAGGGGGTCCCCAAGCTTGCCCTCGCTGTCCATGGTGAGAACAGCCACAGGCATGATGAAGGCCACGTGGCGGTATCCTCATCATGGCCCCCCGCCCCTGAGCGGCTGTGCGAGCCCTATCATACCCAAGTGTGACCTCTGCTAGGTGCAGGGAACCTTACCCAGCCAGAGGGTAAGGTTCCAGGACAAGGCATCGAAGGAGTGGCCATGGGAGAGTGAGGGCAACAGAGTTGTAGGCCTTGTGAGTACAGAGGCCCTGAGATCGGACGGGGCGGGAGCGCTGGCTGCTAGGCCTCGCAGGTGGGGTGCAGGGCAGACCAGATGTGGCGCGGGGCCGGGGCTTCTTTGGTTTAGTGTCTGCTTGATGTCTTTCAAGACATACAGAGCCCGCACTGCTGCTGGGTTCACTGGGCTGCCTGTGTGCAGACTGCCCTCCCCGGGCCCCTGGTCCACTTCGGTGTCGTGTGGCCACGGGCAGTGTATCCCAGCTTTGTACCTTGGTTTCCCCCACTGCAAAAGGAGGGTGGCAGCAGCACGTCCCTCGGCCCGCAGGCGCCAGCTCCCGCCCTTGGAGGGGAGCACCAGGGAGAGTATGGGGGCCGGGCTGCGGGCTACAGGCACTGACCACTGCTCTCTCTGCCCCGGCCACCAGGCTGCTCTGGACTTTGTAGTGGAGGAGGACCTGAAGGCGCATCTCACGTGCTGGTACATTCAGAAGTACGTCAAGGAGAACCCCCTGCCGCAGTACCTGGAGCGCCTCCAGCCGTAGCCCCGGCCCCGCGGGGCAGGACCCTCCATGCCGGACCTCTCCTCACGGCCTTCACCCCGGCCCTCTGTGTGCTCTCAGGAAAACTGCTCCCCACCGGGGATGGACTCAGAGTTATTTTTGTAAGGACGCTCCTCGGTGGCCCCCAGAGGCTGCCGGCCGATGACGGGCAGTGGTCCAGCTACCGCGGTGAAGGGGAAGTCGGGCACCCGAGGTCCCGGAGGACCCCACTCCACACACACTGGCTGGCTCCTCACGGGGCCACCCGTACCTTTCGTGGGCAGGCCGGCGGGGGCCAGCAGCCAGGACCAGAGGGTGGCCAGGGCTGTCCCTGTGGCCGGTCTGGGTCCCGCCTGCTGTTCCCTGCTCTGTGATCGGCGGGGGGGCTGGTTTGGGGCCCCCTCTGCCACCACCTAGGGCTGTGTCCTTTGTGCGGCGAGGAGGGGATTGCCTGAGTGGACAGGAGCAATAAGAAACCTCGTGTGCCAACTTCCCAGGGGCTGCCAccagccccttcccttcccccagctcctgcacCCCGGCACTGGGGGGTGGGCCCAGGTGAGGGGCAACCCTCCTTCAGGGGCAAAGCCTGGAATACGTGGACTGCTCACCCCCGCGGCCCGACCGTGCACACACGAGCACATGTgcgcgcacacatgcacatgcacggGACACTGTGCAGGTCTATGCATCAGTGCAGGGGCTGGTggagggagcactgggtgttctctCCTCGGTACCTGTTCCCTTAATTCCTTGCCCCCTCGTCTGTCAGCTGTGCAGGAAGTCAAGGTCCCCATGCCCTGTGGCCGCCATCCCTTTTTGCCCCGTCTGCCTGGAGCCAGCCCCAGGAACGACCAGAGCACCACGCCCCGGGACCCCCCTCTTTTACCGGCCTCTTGGTCCCCCGTGGGTGCGCTTTCTCACAGAGGTCCCTTTGGAGCTCAGGTGGGAGGGAGGCACACTGTCCTCACAAAACCATCCTCACCGCCAAGGGGAAGAAACAGTGATGTGGTGGGATTTCCTTTGTGGACATCGGACATCGGAGCACCTTTCTCTCTCGTGGCTAGCTTGTGGTCCGACATGTCCTATTGCCTGactgggatcccagggtccctcccagacagcagtcctggcCATGGCCTGGGAGGTGCACACCAACACCCCTCCTTCCGCGGGCTTTGTGACCTGGGGAGGGCTCAGGGTCCTGACCTCCGGTGCCCTCCTTCCAATccatgcctgcctgcctctctgtggggCTGGAGGGCGACCCTGGAGTCAGAGTCCCTTAGGGGCTGAGACATTGGTTCACAGCATATCCCCAGGGGTACCGTGTCCCCTCCAGGCCTCTGGCTGGGGGTGGGCTTGGGGaagtgtgtgtgctggggggaaCTGGTTGCCACAGGGACccctccctttctcactgtgttcaCCTCTTCGCTCCCAATCTCGGCACCAAGCTCCCCATGACCGCTGCAGCTCAGCGGCCCCTGGCAGACATTTGCACAGAGCCCTTCCCACCCAGTGGCAGGAACAGCTGGATCAGGCTGTGCCTGCAGCCCACCCGTGAGGGGTCCCTGAGCCCTGGAGGGGCAATATCCTCAGCACCCTCACGGCCTCCTGTGTGCTCGCTCCCAGCCCCAATCTGGCCTCTAAGAATTCCCATCCGCAAGGGCTGAAGGCACGCCTTGCCTTGCCCACCATGCTCCTCAGTTCTGTTTGCAACAGGGCTACAGTGAGGAGCCACAAATGCCCCTGGGCCTCTACTGTGCTTGTTGCCGGCAGCCAGGAAGAACTCTGGGACTCAGTTGCTGAGTCCCCTCCTAAAAGGCTGGGGGTGTCCCATCCCTGGAGCAGCTCAAGGAAAGAGTGGGTTGTAGGCGCAAGAGTGGCCCCAGGCCTTCTCCCCCTGACTCCTGGGGCAGGTGGCTTATggggccccttcccctccctctccccatccacaCAAGCCTTCCCAAGGCCAAACATAGACTCAGTCATGAAAACTGCCCAGTAGCCGAGAAAACTGGTGCTTTTTCCTTCCGTGGCCTATAGGGTGACACAAACCAGCTCCGGGAGGGCACTTGGCCCCAGGGCACTCCTGGTCAGGCCCCAGGAGGGTGCCCCACAGCAGTAGCACACGGGACCCCAGGGAGGCCCCTAGGGCAAGCAGGGCCAACCAGAGCAGACAGCCAGCTGGCATCAAGAAAGCAGCCCTGTCCCAGTCCTCCATGGGTCCCAGCCGGCACCTGTGTTCTTAACCACAGGTGACATGCCACACCTGGCCAGCATGCACACAAAACAGTACTTGAACCAGGAGACATGCAGGGTTTTGGGGGACCTGGCTCAGCCCTGGGTCCGGGAACAGCTTGTCCCCAGTTCCTGCAAGAGCCACCTGGAGCCTCCTCACCTCTGGCTGCCTTAAGTCCCGCCGCCCCCACCGCAGCGGCCTGCCTGGCCGCAGTGTTCAGCAGAGCCTGCTCTCCAAGGCTGGGACCCTGGTCTGCAGCAGACACAGACCCTAgggcccccagcccacctccaccAGCCTGTACCGCCtcccttcccccccgccccccggtgCTACTCCGTGGCGCTCCCACCTCGCCCGCACCCATCCCGGGTGCTCCAGGAGCCGTTCCTCGGCAGGCAGGTCACGTAGGCCGCTTCCACCCGCAGGGGCAGAGGGACGCATGGGGATGCCACCCGGCCCCCCTGCAAGTAGATTGCCCCGCGGGCCCTGCGCGCTCCTGCCGTGTCTTGCTTGggggatttctttctcttgcccaGTCAAGCCAGGTGGTAAGTCATGTGCCTTTTCTACTCAGGACCTGTTCCAGGTGGTGTCTGGGCCGAGGCCGGTCTCCACACCTGCTCCCTCTGTTATTTTTCAAACTCTTGAACAGATTGCATGGCATACATTTCAATAAAAGATGTGACCTAGTGCACGGGCTCCAGGACTGCTTCTAGTGCAGTGGGCTCTTGGGcctgggcagggcgggggggcGACTGTTCTCGCCCCACCATCCTGCTCCAGTCGGACCACTGGCCCCCCTTTTACTGACAAGGAAAGAAGTTCAGGTTAAGGAGCCATGGGTgtgagaaggaggggagaaggcaggctTGGCAGGCGTGCTCCGTTCTTCTGTACCAGTCCCTGGTGTTCAGCCTTTTATTTAAATGGGCAGCAAAGCCCCCACTTTCTGGTGGGGAAGGCGAGGCTCTGACAGGCACTGGGGGCCTAGCTGAGGTCTCTCAGCAAGAACTCAGTGGCATCAGGATCTGGGGACTTTGCCATCCTTTCTCACGTCACAGCTCCCACCTCCTGAGGCCACAGCCATGCACTCAGCACGGGGCCGGCCGAGCAGCCGGACGGGGTTTGCCAGGAAGAGGCTGTGATGTCCTGTCAGGTCTCCTCAGCTACTGCTCTTAGacatgcccctctccccactgaaGAGCCTTCCCCTGGGGTTTCTAGTTCCAGGGAGGGAGGTAGGCTCCCGTGGGGGAAGCCAGGCGCTGCGCTCGAGGGCCACGTGGCCACGTCGTGTCtgtcccactccctgcccccccaccctatggcccagggagggagggatccCTGATTGGGAGTTCTCCTAGTTCCCACTCGGGATTATAGGGCTGCCCCGAAGAAGAGGAAGGCCCTTCAGAATCTTGTCTAGCTTGATTGTCATGGCTGTGCCATGAGATCCCAGTTCTTTggcctgttttacagatgaggaaactgaggcccacaatGGGGGAATCACTAGGCTACAGCCCACAGAGCTGGACAGCAAGAGCACCAGGATCCACACCCAGTCCCTGCCCTCTCTATAAGATGATGCTGGGCTGGAGGGTCCTAGGTCGTACTATCTACTCTATGGGATAAATGGTCTCCGAGAAAAATACACACGTAACTCTTCTGGCAACTTCTCTGCTCATTTGGAAGGTTAGGTGGGTTCTGTCCTGAGCTACAAGATACACAGCTGAGCAGGGGGGCCCGCTGGGCACGAGAGGATGACTGCGCATGTGCACCTGGGGCATGGTGGGGCTTAGGAGGGAGCGTGCAACCACTCATTCGCTCACATCGTTCCTTCCTCACATTGTTCTTTCCTCGGGGCTGGCTTCTCAGATTTGCTCAAGTCTACACAAATGTCCCCTTAGCTATTCTCAGGGTGCTGCTCCTTCCAAACCAGTGGCCTAAGCTCCCCATTGGAGtctggtgagggtgtggaggcTCATtgtccaacccccccaccccacccccgcagatCAAGCTCCAGGCTCCATGGTCCCTTGTCTCATCCCGAAGCTGCCGGACTGTTCCCAGCTGCTGAGGACACTCTGCAGTCTTGTGCCTGTGCCTGGAGCTGAGTCTACAGCTTTGTCTCTGCTGACCCTGCGGCAGCCCCAGCATCCAGCCCCCACTGGAGCATTTGTCGCAGTCCTACCCATCACAGTGACTGGGGACAGCAGCCGGCAGGTCTCCAGGCCCTGCCTTCAGGAGGCATCTCCACCCCTCCCTGAAACTAGCGGAGATGTCAAATGGCAGTTTTCACCTTCTGGGGTCTCCTTCCCCACAGGGGCAGTGAGGTCATGGCTGTGCCCCAGCCCAATCTGGTCATACAAGCCAGCCTGGGTTCCCGTGTTCAAGGGACCGTTCCTCGGAGGCCGAGGCTCTGACCAAGAACAACAGCAGTCCGTGTAGAGTCAGGAGAAC includes the following:
- the NATD1 gene encoding protein NATD1; the protein is MAHSAAAVPLGALEQGCPIRVEHDRRRRQFTVRLNGCHDRAVLLYEYVGKRIVDLQHTEVPDAYRGRGIAKHLAKAALDFVVEEDLKAHLTCWYIQKYVKENPLPQYLERLQP